CTTTTGAATATCTCACGCATGGAAGCCGGGCGGTTCATGATAGAACGGACGGCTGTAGACCTGCAGAAAATGGCCCAAGAAGAAACAACTCAACTGCAGACCCATGCTAAAGAAAAGGGCCTAAAGCTCGAATTCATCCCTCCGGCCAAACCTCTGCCTACACTGAATGTGGATGAAGATAAAACCCGCCAGGTAGTAATGAATTTTATAGATAACGCCCTATACTACACCAAAAAAGGCCGCATAACGGTTACCCTAGAGCGTGCGGGTGACCAGGCTGTGCTAAAAGTGCAAGATACTGGCATCGGCGTGCCAAAAGCCGACCAAGCCAAACTGTTTAAGAAGTTTTTTCGAGCCGAAAACGCCCACAAAGTGCGCCCCGATGGCACCGGCCTGGGCCTGTATTTGGCCAAGCGAGTGATTGCAGATCAAGGAGGTACCTTAATTTTTGAGAGCGCGGAAGGCAAGGGCAGTACCTTTGGCTTTAAGCTGCCTCTAGACCAGAATAAGCAATGAGTTATACTATGACCAAATACAGGAGAATGCAGTAATGGCAAGAG
This DNA window, taken from Candidatus Dormiibacterota bacterium, encodes the following:
- a CDS encoding HAMP domain-containing sensor histidine kinase: QLSDFQTSLLERLTGAIGVAIDNTLLYEGIQDATKRLKTANRHLKELDQAKDEFISMASHQLRTPLTTVKGYISMMLDGDVGKVGKDQKEFLEYAYGGAQRMVHLISDLLNISRMEAGRFMIERTAVDLQKMAQEETTQLQTHAKEKGLKLEFIPPAKPLPTLNVDEDKTRQVVMNFIDNALYYTKKGRITVTLERAGDQAVLKVQDTGIGVPKADQAKLFKKFFRAENAHKVRPDGTGLGLYLAKRVIADQGGTLIFESAEGKGSTFGFKLPLDQNKQ